Proteins co-encoded in one Brassica rapa cultivar Chiifu-401-42 chromosome A02, CAAS_Brap_v3.01, whole genome shotgun sequence genomic window:
- the LOC103848874 gene encoding probable inorganic phosphate transporter 1-3, whose translation MAEQQLGVLKALDVAKTQLYHFTAIVIAGMGFFTDAYDLFCVSLVTKLLGRLYYFNPLSEKPGSLPPHVAAAVNGVALCGTLAGQLFFGWLGDKLGRKKVYGITLIMMIVCSVASGLSFGNKAKGVMTTLCFFRFWLGFGIGGDYPLSATIMSEYANKKTRGAFIAAVFAMQGVGILAGGFVALAVSSIFDKKFPAPTYAVNRALSTPPQADYIWRIIVMFGALPAALTYYWRMKMPETARYTALVAKNIKQATQDMSKVLQVELEMEERAEDIVQDPRLNYGLFSKEFAKRHGLPLLGCTSTWFLLDIAFYSQNLFQKDIFSAIGWIPKAATMNGIHEVFMIARAQTLIALCSTVPGYWFTVAFIDIMGRFAIQLMGFFMMTVFMFAIAFPYDHWIKPDNRIGFVVMYSLTFFFANFGPNATTFIVPAEIFPARLRSTCHGISAATGKAGAIVGAFGFLYAAQPQDKTKTDAGYPPGIGVKNSLIMLGVINFVGMLFTFLVPEPKGKSLEELSGETEVEK comes from the exons ATGGCTGAACAACAACTAGGAGTGCTGAAGGCACTTGATGTTGCGAAAACGCAACTTTACCATTTCACGGCGATTGTAATAGCCGGAATGGGTTTCTTCACAGATGCTTATGATCTGTTTTGCGTATCATTGGTGACCAAGCTTCTTGGCCGCCTCTATTACTTCAATCCACTGTCAGAGAAGCCTGGCTCACTTCCCCCTCATGTTGCGGCTGCGGTCAACGGTGTGGCTCTCTGTGGGACCCTTGCTGGTCAGCTATTCTTTGGATGGCTAGGTGACAAACTTGGTAGGAAAAAAGTGTATGGTATCACATTGATCATGATGATCGTGTGCTCCGTTGCTTCTGGTCTCTCTTTCGGTAACAAAGCCAAGGGTGTCATGACCACTCTTTGCTTCTTCAG GTTTTGGCTGGGATTTGGTATTGGAGGTGACTACCCTCTTTCTGCCACCATTATGTCTGAATACGCTAACAAGAAGACCCGTGGTGCTTTCATCGCTGCCGTGTTCGCCATGCAAGGTGTCGGGATCTTGGCCGGAGGTTTCGTGGCGCTTGCAGTATCTTCCATATTTGACAAGAAATTCCCAGCTCCAACATATGCAGTCAACAGGGCTCTCTCAACGCCTCCTCAAGCTGATTATATTTGGAGAATCATCGTCATGTTTGGTGCTCTACCTGCAGCCTTGACTTATTACTGGCGTATGAAAATGCCAGAAACTGCTCGTTACACTGCTTTGGTTGCCAAGAACATCAAACAGGCGACACAAGATATGTCCAAGGTTTTACAAGTGGAACTTGAGATGGAGGAAAGAGCTGAAGATATCGTTCAAGACCCTAGACTTAACTATGGCTTGTTCTCCAAGGAGTTCGCCAAACGACATGGCCTTCCCCTCCTCGGATGTACCTCGACTTGGTTCTTGCTTGACATTGCCTTCTATAGCCAAAACTTGTTCCAAAAGGATATTTTCTCCGCTATCGGATGGATTCCAAAGGCAGCAACCATGAACGGAATCCACGAGGTTTTCATGATCGCCAGGGCACAAACCCTCATTGCACTTTGCAGTACCGTCCCTGGTTACTGGTTCACGGTCGCGTTTATTGATATTATGGGAAGGTTTGCAATCCAGTTAATGGGATTCTTCATGATGACCGTTTTTATGTTTGCCATTGCCTTTCCCTACGACCACTGGATTAAACCGGACAACCGTATCGGTTTCGTGGTCATGTACTCCCTCACTTTCTTCTTTGCTAACTTTGGACCAAATGCAACCACTTTCATTGTCCCAGCCGAGATCTTCCCTGCCAGGCTAAGGTCCACATGCCATGGTATATCAGCCGCAACAGGTAAGGCTGGAGCCATTGTGGGAGCTTTTGGATTCTTATACGCAGCTCAGCCACAAGACAAGACCAAGACGGACGCAGGATACCCACCGGGTATTGGAGTCAAGAATTCGTTGATCATGCTTGGTGTCATTAACTTTGTTGGTATGCTCTTCACCTTCCTCGTCCCTGAGCCCAAGGGTAAGTCCCTTGAAGAGCTCTCCGGAGAGACTGAAGTTGAAAAATGA